One Bacillota bacterium DNA window includes the following coding sequences:
- a CDS encoding ABC transporter permease, with product MRKTHVQVLERVLATMPVALGVAIAVFVLMRLMPGDPVDIMIGESGGVTQEDIASLRAELGLDKPVLVQLGTYLAGLVRGDLGYSMQSSRPVADMIVEALPATIELAMYSLVFALIVAVPAGVVSALRQGSAIDRASMTASLLGVSMPGFWFALIGIIVFSLRLGWLPTSGRITYGFEPETITGLFTLDALLTGNFPALRDALRHLVLPAATLGAGVAGVVARVVRSSMLEVLRADYVLFARAKGVAEGAVIVRHALRNALIPAVTVFGIQVGTLLGGNMIVETVFSWPGLGRVVVDAIFSRDYPLVQAAVMVYALTFVAVNLATDVLYTYLNPRMTL from the coding sequence GTGCGAAAGACGCACGTGCAAGTCCTTGAGCGGGTGCTTGCGACCATGCCCGTGGCGCTCGGCGTCGCCATCGCCGTCTTCGTTCTCATGCGGCTCATGCCAGGAGACCCCGTGGACATCATGATCGGAGAGTCCGGCGGCGTGACGCAGGAAGACATCGCGTCACTCAGGGCAGAGCTCGGGTTGGATAAGCCAGTCCTGGTGCAGCTCGGAACGTACCTGGCCGGGCTGGTGAGAGGCGACCTCGGATACTCCATGCAAAGCTCGCGTCCGGTCGCGGACATGATCGTGGAGGCCTTGCCGGCGACGATAGAGCTCGCCATGTATTCTCTGGTCTTCGCGCTGATCGTCGCCGTCCCAGCGGGTGTCGTCTCCGCACTCAGGCAGGGCTCGGCCATCGACCGGGCGAGCATGACCGCGTCGCTTCTGGGTGTATCGATGCCGGGGTTTTGGTTCGCCCTTATCGGGATCATCGTGTTTTCGTTACGCTTGGGGTGGCTCCCCACGTCTGGGCGCATCACGTACGGGTTTGAGCCCGAGACCATCACGGGCCTGTTCACGCTGGACGCCTTGCTCACCGGGAACTTCCCAGCATTGCGGGACGCTCTGAGGCATCTCGTTCTACCCGCTGCCACCCTGGGGGCCGGCGTGGCGGGCGTGGTGGCGAGGGTGGTACGCTCCAGCATGTTGGAGGTGCTCCGAGCCGACTACGTTCTGTTTGCGAGGGCCAAGGGCGTGGCCGAGGGCGCTGTCATCGTCCGCCACGCCCTGCGCAACGCGCTCATCCCGGCTGTGACCGTGTTCGGGATCCAGGTCGGCACGCTTCTTGGCGGAAACATGATAGTAGAGACGGTCTTCAGTTGGCCGGGCCTCGGGCGCGTCGTGGTAGACGCCATCTTTTCGAGGGACTATCCGCTGGTGCAAGCGGCCGTGATGGTGTACGCCTTGACGTTCGTCGCCGTGAACCTTGCGACGGACGTTCTCTATACGTATCTCAATCCGAGGATGACTCTATAA